The Argiope bruennichi chromosome 9, qqArgBrue1.1, whole genome shotgun sequence genome contains a region encoding:
- the LOC129984566 gene encoding helix-loop-helix protein 1-like — translation MYVYAPDSSGSESSPDNSGIVCNGLPTPHQDHATALVTPPVTRRATNGSAHHPQQSCGALDGHEGALVAPSGAQRRRASGGENMSHLTREERRRRRRATQKYRLAHATRERIRVEAFNVAFAELRKLLPTLPPDKKLSKIEILRLAICYIAYLNDVLDV, via the coding sequence ATGTACGTCTACGCCCCCGATAGCAGTGGCTCGGAGAGCTCTCCGGACAATTCCGGTATCGTCTGCAACGGCTTGCCGACGCCACACCAGGACCACGCCACTGCCCTGGTCACCCCACCTGTAACTCGCCGAGCCACAAACGGATCGGCGCACCACCCCCAGCAGAGCTGCGGGGCCCTCGATGGCCACGAAGGGGCCTTGGTCGCTCCAAGTGGAGCCCAGAGGAGAAGGGCCAGTGGAGGTGAGAATATGAGCCATTTAACGAGGGAGGAGCGGCGGCGGCGTAGACGAGCCACCCAAAAATATCGTCTGGCCCATGCTACTAGAGAGAGGATCAGGGTGGAGGCTTTCAATGTAGCGTTTGCGGAGTTGAGGAAACTGCTGCCTACACTGCCCCCTGACAAGAAGCTGTCAAAAATAGAAATCTTAAGGTTGGCCATTTGTTACATAGCGTACTTAAATGATGTATTGGATGTATGA